Below is a genomic region from Daphnia pulicaria isolate SC F1-1A chromosome 10, SC_F0-13Bv2, whole genome shotgun sequence.
GGATTCGCCAACACCTTCAAGAGCACAAGCTCGTAATCCAGCCAACAGGATGACCATAACGCCTGATAAATAGTGGACTAAATCAGGCAATGTGTTGTCTGCGGCCAAACACTTGCTGAAAATGTCCTGGGTAATCTGAGTTAAAATGTTCCATCGATGCGTGTACGAAAGATCGTTTAGTGAACCCGTAGCTAACAGGCATTCCAGGACTTGCCTCCAGCCTTCTAAATAGAAGCGTCGAGCCGAAAGCTCCAATCGAATGTTGTTTCGTTGCACTACAAACGAAAGAATGTTCTGGACTTCTTGTACAATGAGTTGGCGTTGGCCAAGAGCCACGTTGGTAAGATTTGCAAGTTCGCTTCGCAAGCGATTCTGAAGCAAAGCAATTTTCGTTAGCTGGACATCCTCTTCACTGATGATTTCACACTGCTTAACCAACGCTTCGATGGCACCTGGATCGAAGAATTCCATAGTGGGAGCAGTCAATTCGGAAGCCTAGGGTTAAAATTGTTTATTCACTATACCAACACTATACTCTTTAAATTAATACCTTGAGATTGACGGCGTCCAACAGGACAGCAATTTTGGGTCTAGATCGCATGACCAATTGGTCCTGTGTCCCAAGAAAAGAAGTGCCACTTAGCAAAGATCTATCAGTGATATCGCCCATTGTGACTGATTCAGTCGTTTCATCCACTTCATACAGAAAGAGGGAGGCTAGTCGAGAAACGTGTGATTGAAGGCCTTTGTCCGAGGCAATTTTCACTTCGACAGCTACGGTTTTAAGCAACCAACTCATTTGTGAGAGCTGCGAGAATTCAGATCTCTCGGGGGCAAACGGCAAAGCTGCAACCTGACGCCCGAGGAAGTTGGAAGAACGCAAAAATCTCAGCATGACATCCGACAGATTAGGATGAGAACAAAGCTGGTAAAGGAGTTTGTAGGCCAACTCAATAGCACGCAAATTGGCACCAGCAGAGTGACCATCTACGAGAATATTTTTCTCCAAAATGCCAAGCAATGCATGCAGGCATGTCCGAGGCTGATCACGAATTCCAGGCTGCTGCAATACGGTTCTATCAAAACATAAAACACCGTGAAATTgctgaaatattaaaatttgcatttttattAAAGGGGGAGGGAGACTTACTTGCTCAATGGAGCCTGAATACTGAAGCCAAGGAGAAAATGTGCGAAACTTGGATGGGGAAGATTAACTCCTTCactaagaagatgaagaactaCAAGTCGACATCCTTGTCCAGCATGAGGTGTTTCGCCGTCCTGATCACCTAAAACGCTAGACGAATCATGGGGGTCTTCCATCTCTAGGGCTTCTACGAATCCGTGACGAATcgctacaaataaaaaataaattaaaataacgaaTTAGAGGGAAGATAAAAAGGTTTAAATCATTCCGAATTAAGAGTATTCATTACCTGTAGTGAGAGCAGAAGATTTGGTATACAAAGCCAGGAGTTGATTTTGGGTTGAAGGAATTGCAGCAACTCGTCGGATAATATGCAGAGCAACAAGAGCATGTTGGGGAAGATGCTGGTTTAGCGTCACTAGCTTTCCTATGTTGACCATGTGGTCCGGCTTCCCAGTACGACTGTTAATGCCCAAAAGTAAGCTGTCCAACGTAACTACTCTGAGAGCAGAACCCAACCGACGAATAAGTTCCAAAAATTCTTcctgtaaaaaatgaattattgtTAGTTTGAAATACGTAATGCTGTTCTGACATTTCCTAAGTATAGGAGTTGTATCCTCTTATTCGATACAAGAAAAGTATTTTTACCTGAAGTTGCAGTACGCGCTTTAATAACAAGAGAACATTAAGCGTTAGTGTTTCCAACTCTTCAATTCCTGGCGTGGGTGTGTAAAGATCCAAGACACGACAGCCTTCGTCCACCACATGAAGCAGGAGGCGCAAAAAGTTGGAGTCGTGCAGACATTGCACCAAAAGATGATACCCTGGTGGTTTGCACCGAATGGCATTGCCGCCtaccaggaaaaaaaagcaagCATTAAGAACAAGTTTTCTTAAAACTTAATTATGATTTACCAGACGGTAATTCAATGTAGGAGTCCTGAAAATCATCCACACTGGGTTCGTAATTCGAgagcaattttaaaaatagcttTACACAGGCATTTCCAATCTACAAAACGAAGTCAATGTTAAGACTTTGTTTTACAACTTTTTAAACCTAAATGAACAAACCTGCCATTTTTCCGTTTCATTGCGGTACGCCCTACCACTAAATTTCAGGAAAACGGAATCTTTAACGTAGAATAAGTAGGGATCAAATCCAGGCGTTCTATGTCCAGTTCCCAAGTTGGCTGGGATGGATATATCAGTCATCACGTCCAGTAATTTAAGAAAGGCTCTTGTGAGGGGGTATTCTTCAGCTCGAGACTCAACATCTTCCAATTCCGTGTGGAGACCTAATattcaaccattttttttttactgggcAGGAAATTAATATAGAATTATCTTCATGCACAAACCtttgacatttgttgaaaCTATGCTTGTAGTTGACAAAATCTGAGCTATTTCAATGCTGTTCCACAGTGTATATGCGATGTCAGGTGACTGGGCGAAAGCTGCAAGAACCTCCATGATCTCTCCCTTCAAACTCAATGGCACAGCACAGCCtacaatttaaaagatgtattttTCGGGTTTATTCGATAGCTATTTGCTTTTACTTACCTAAGAGTCCGATCATCACGACTAATGGTATCCATGTTGGATTCTCGGCCAAAGATATCCTGGCAACAGGGTCATGTTGGAGAACGATTCGCATTAACTTCAAAACGACCTGCAATCCTTGAACCTCCTGTGGTGTAATGCCTTTTGTGAGGGGCTTGTGGCGGTAGATGGTGTCCGGTACAGGGAGCGACTCTTGGcgcaaactgttaaaatatctGTGGAGTGATGAGAAAAAGTGTTCCCAAGAGATCAAATTGCTTTGACCGCCGTTGCTGTTTTGCTTCAGAAGGGTAAAGGCTTGGTGAGCTGCCCTCTTTCCATTTGCCAATCCGCAAAGCATGCTGGCATAAGAAATGTAAAGAGAAGGCGGTAGCAAATCCCCGGCCAAACGAATAAACTTATATAGGGCCATTTGTCGCTGAGAGACTCTGCATTAAAAAGGCgataagtttttatttttatttcaaaataaacaataaccATATACCTGTAGTTTACTCCAGCATTGGCCATGTCACTAGACCAAAATTCAAGACACAGTTCCAGCTCTAGAGGATCCTCTCCGTAGAGAACGGCGATAAAGTTAAGCAACCATTGAAAATCCAGCGGCAGGTTTGAAGGTGGCTCAAGGCCCTCTTGCTGATAGACAAAGATGTTACGTGCAACTTCATCGGCCTTATTACGAAGATCTTTGATTTTCAGGGGCATTTGAACAATTAGATCCGTCACAAGTGAATGTAATCGTCGTAAGTAAAACTCCTCTTTGTAGATATGATTTTTGGTTTGTAGTAGATGACTGAGAAAATTCAAAGCTTTCCCCTCTAACGCGACGTCTAGGATGGCTTCGTCTTCGTCAACCTGCATTTGAATTGGAGCGCAAAGTCCAGATGAAAGCGAACGGAAAGTAGCCAAAGTCACTGCCCAGGCAAGTTGAACTGAAGCTTGAAGGCCAATGTTCTTCCAAGGAAGTGGTTCCGTCAGACGCTTTTGAATAGTCGCAACAAATGCACTTTCGGAAGTGATGGGTAATAACCGGACGACGTCTTCACTTTCTTCAGTTCTAACGATAGCGCTGATATCAATAGCATACAAAAGAGCCATGAAAAGAGTGACGTTGACGTTATCGACTTGTTCGACAGATGAAAGGTAATTCACTAGCAGCAGTGTATCGTCCCTACACAGTCCATTTTGAGCAGCCAAACAAAATACAATGTCCGCTAACGACTGCCTTATTTCAGTGAAGAAATCTTGAACttgtctaaaataaaaaatacataaaattaaaagaaagaaaatatgaatCTTAATTGTAAACAAACCTTCTGTGTTTTGGTCCACCGAGAGCTCGGTTTTCGTGGAGCAAattgatttccttttcaaGGTTCAGTTGACTTAACAGGGCTATGATTTGATCTACCAAACCTTTTTTCACCAATTTAACAGTGTACTCTGTTATTAAGTCAACAACTTGTTCGCTGGTGTCTACAGCCCATGAAATTCCTTTCCTTGCTTGGATGagaatttttaatgaattgacAATGGCACGTCTAGCATCATAGTACAGCAGTACTGAAATCAAACCCCTGGTTAATTCTGGATAGTAATGCATTTGCTGTTCTGCTGTGTGTAAAAGTTCAACAGCAACATTTTCGTTTAGATTAAACATATCAGAGATAATGAGTGCTTCATCCACAAACGACTGTTCAAGTGAAGCAGTCGTCTTTCTTCCAGGGAAAAGAACAGGTTCTTTGACAGATTTTAGGAGAAGGTTTCTGTCATCAAGATTTTTTGcctgaaaatgaatttgactTGAGCTTAGAACACAGATTTAATCTGATTCATGAAATTACCGGCTGTTTAAGAAGGGCAGAGAAATCTGAACGGtgatttttcaatgctttCTCCAGATTGTCTAGGCTGTTGCATTGCTGGTTATTAATTGTGTCTTCAACCAGACTGTGGAGGTCCTTAGACTTGGTCCAcatctttgattttaaaactTGTGACAGTTCAACCAAAAGTAAAGCTTATTTCACTAAAAAAACGTAATAACCACAAGGGCAAAAGCTGAACGTATTCGAAACTTGGACTTCGAATTCGTCTGTGGGGAGTTGTCGTGTGATAATTTTTCGTACCGGTAGTCGGTGGATGATGCCAACGCCACCTACCATCACAGCGCCATCTATTCAAAGTAAATTCCCGCCagtaagaaaattgaaacaattgcGTTGAAATTGAAACACGATTACCGCCAAAAACCCATTTATCTATCTATTCAATATTCATCCATGGATTTATTGTTTTCTCAAAATAGGGTGTggatatttgaaaaataaagtaaaaacgaATCAGCTTATTTTAAGAATGATCAGACGGTTTGTAATCAAAAGAGTAACAAGTAATATTTACAAATGAACTGCAAATTATCCTGTACACATTATCTTGTCCACAACAGTCACGTATAACACgcacaagaaaaaagattgaaaaaaaagaccgaCCACacacgaaaatgaaaaataataattaatcgaCAAGCACAAAAAAGTTGTTCCCTTTTATCATTATACAAAAAAGCAATGCTCTCagctgctttttttttgttgtggagGAGTGGTGGTGGAGTTGGAGCAGAAGGAAATACGGGAAAAGTTCAGTTTCGCTCGAGAAAACATTATAAAGATGACATCgctttttttcagaatttaatGACGCCCAATTTGGGAGACCGAGTCCAACGCGTCATCTCGATACAAAATAGAATAATAGCActgagaatttgtttttttttgttgttttcaccTGTACAAATTACACTAATGTCATCCAACTGACTTGATAATACAGACGCACACTTACGAAGACACGATGCGCTGTGCCACAAGTTACCATAGACGAACACTCACACTCACTCACACATACAAAGTCGATTCTAgcagaatttttcttataagataatttttactttttaaaaaattttcagtgTTCAAACAAGGTAAATGAGGAAAATATGAAGGAAGATCAGGGCGAGAATAgaggtttttttcctttcaatgACACGCATtcacgcacacacaaaaaagaactgTTGACGGTTTGATTGtggcaaaaaattcaaaaaaaaaaaaagaaacacaataaTCATAAGAGTTGGGTAGGTTGAAGTGAGGAGACGGACGTTTAGGAACGGTGGTGTCCACCTATTTGGGTATGTTTTCCTtgttacatttatttacagGATTCGCATATTGGGgctcaaaataaagaaatgaaatccaaTC
It encodes:
- the LOC124314396 gene encoding nuclear pore complex protein Nup205-like, which produces MWTKSKDLHSLVEDTINNQQCNSLDNLEKALKNHRSDFSALLKQPAKNLDDRNLLLKSVKEPVLFPGRKTTASLEQSFVDEALIISDMFNLNENVAVELLHTAEQQMHYYPELTRGLISVLLYYDARRAIVNSLKILIQARKGISWAVDTSEQVVDLITEYTVKLVKKGLVDQIIALLSQLNLEKEINLLHENRALGGPKHRRQVQDFFTEIRQSLADIVFCLAAQNGLCRDDTLLLVNYLSSVEQVDNVNVTLFMALLYAIDISAIVRTEESEDVVRLLPITSESAFVATIQKRLTEPLPWKNIGLQASVQLAWAVTLATFRSLSSGLCAPIQMQVDEDEAILDVALEGKALNFLSHLLQTKNHIYKEEFYLRRLHSLVTDLIVQMPLKIKDLRNKADEVARNIFVYQQEGLEPPSNLPLDFQWLLNFIAVLYGEDPLELELCLEFWSSDMANAGVNYRVSQRQMALYKFIRLAGDLLPPSLYISYASMLCGLANGKRAAHQAFTLLKQNSNGGQSNLISWEHFFSSLHRYFNSLRQESLPVPDTIYRHKPLTKGITPQEVQGLQVVLKLMRIVLQHDPVARISLAENPTWIPLVVMIGLLGCAVPLSLKGEIMEVLAAFAQSPDIAYTLWNSIEIAQILSTTSIVSTNVKGLHTELEDVESRAEEYPLTRAFLKLLDVMTDISIPANLGTGHRTPGFDPYLFYVKDSVFLKFSGRAYRNETEKWQIGNACVKLFLKLLSNYEPSVDDFQDSYIELPSGGNAIRCKPPGYHLLVQCLHDSNFLRLLLHVVDEGCRVLDLYTPTPGIEELETLTLNVLLLLKRVLQLQEEFLELIRRLGSALRVVTLDSLLLGINSRTGKPDHMVNIGKLVTLNQHLPQHALVALHIIRRVAAIPSTQNQLLALYTKSSALTTAIRHGFVEALEMEDPHDSSSVLGDQDGETPHAGQGCRLVVLHLLSEGVNLPHPSFAHFLLGFSIQAPLSKTVLQQPGIRDQPRTCLHALLGILEKNILVDGHSAGANLRAIELAYKLLYQLCSHPNLSDVMLRFLRSSNFLGRQVAALPFAPERSEFSQLSQMSWLLKTVAVEVKIASDKGLQSHVSRLASLFLYEVDETTESVTMGDITDRSLLSGTSFLGTQDQLVMRSRPKIAVLLDAVNLKASELTAPTMEFFDPGAIEALVKQCEIISEEDVQLTKIALLQNRLRSELANLTNVALGQRQLIVQEVQNILSFVVQRNNIRLELSARRFYLEGWRQVLECLLATGSLNDLSYTHRWNILTQITQDIFSKCLAADNTLPDLVHYLSGVMVILLAGLRACALEGVGESGASSGPTKMPSDYVRCLDGTILRTPNVRSIATARGSSTSSATVNVIQRQLVGWILRASGSAHRVRTNLYSALLNSLRISNHTAEFYKLTDASLLQTLVRDCSSGHDVQRMLALSLLDQLAAADNQGPIASFLSSQGYLKHMVNSLLQLDAGLVAALEMQPNMDGLRTLYVYESQMGLLTRLASSQKGALVLLESGIFQRLSEMSVFSQRPEVTGTTMENTPFIPDIAHRFHQILFPALQLSNTMLTALGSRHRTGSSEVIHFLLSHSDTVSAILRNRNLAPVSSQLEETALLTAVISRAAGWNVVCEESPAAMEVRGQLSRLEQVTLNLLPIYIMGENTSEFGLVSSKVCLQVAVNILKLARSLTTQNRAIFAPSFERPNKSSLSLGILTKTLLSSSALLINAQEKSEICRRRLDSIQDLTTQQLAELLPPDTDEKLPAQVRRMIGAKSLEQELKNWDELLELCSLVLESTTWLLWHHMEHFFQHKRSLALGGSTSILSQEDYGRLKKEAPIHLNTVLFKKMNECEQVYLHKKGRHGFVQALLRRVKRLLSV